Proteins from one Telopea speciosissima isolate NSW1024214 ecotype Mountain lineage chromosome 1, Tspe_v1, whole genome shotgun sequence genomic window:
- the LOC122663697 gene encoding F-box protein CPR1-like, which translates to MEEVAVAVAAEEERAMITILKPTEVEEEKGQLIAVVPQLPQEILMDILSRLPVKTLLRFRCVSKGLRNLISDPNFITQHLNRSAEDCSRLILGTSAIKQIFYINYETFSEMLIYDFSKFSHGFSWLEIVGSSNGLLCLSFSHVSFRKKGNILYLCNPATLEIKHLPNAPIEYTGAWDYSYTAFGFGFDSIANDYKVVSIDYFQKHGMLDGTIHPSEVKVYSLTTGQWRRLEDASFNISPAQKTKLTNAVVNGAIHWMADNVKFSSEFIISFDLGLEIFRPIPEHEYRHGGRLYSKNVGVLGGCLSVFDVYCYQCIEIWVMKDYGVKDSWAKLFTIDAPSIYEFDFDSTNFPAPDSFHSLMPIAIQKNGEVLLENYYQLVSYDPKSRRERAIGSGGLPKCFRSVTYVESLVSLKVCYGQQGNLKHKGEEDESRI; encoded by the exons ATGGAGGaagtagcagtagcagtggcAGCAGAAGAGGAGCGAGCAATGATAACGATTCTGAAGCCCACC gaagttgaagaagaaaaagggcaaTTGATCGCAGTGGTGCCGCAGTTACCTCAAGAAATTCTGATGGATATCCTCTCCAGATTACCAGTGAAGACGCTATTGCGATTCAGGTGTGTATCCAAAGGCTTGCGCAATCTAATTAGTGACCCTAATTTCATTACCCAACACCTCAATCGTTCAGCTGAGGACTGTTCCCGTCTCATCCTTGGGACTTCAGCAATTAAACAGATTTTTTACATAAACTACGAGACATTTAGTGAGATGCTAATATATGATTTTTCCAAATTTTCTCATGGTTTCTCATGGTTGGAGATTGTCGGTTCCTCTAATGGCTTGCTGTGTTTAAGCTTTTCCCATGTTTCATTTAGAAAAAAGGGGAATATTCTGTACCTATGCAATCCAGCAACCCTAGAAATCAAGCATTTACCAAATGCTCCCATTGAGTACACAGGAGCATGGGATTACTCATACACTGCGTTcgggtttggttttgattccaTAGCTAACGATTACAAGGTGGTAAGTATTGACTACTTTCAAAAGCATGGAATGCTGGACGGAACTATACATCCCTCAGAAGTCAAGGTGTACTCTTTAACCACGGGCCAATGGAGAAGACTTGAAGATGCATCATTTAATATCAGTCCAGCTCAGAAAACTAAATTGACGAATGCAGTAGTGAATGGTGCTATACATTGGATGGCAGATAATGTGAAGTTTTCTTCTGAGTTTATTATATCATTTGACCTTGGACTTGAGATATTCCGCCCAATCCCAGAGCATGAATATCGACATGGAGGTAGATTGTATTCCAAAAACGTTGGGGTCTTAGGAGGATGCCTTTCTGTGTTTGATGTTTATTGTTACCAATGTATTGAAATATGGGTGATGAAGGATTATGGCGTGAAGGATTCTTGGGCTAAACTGTTCACCATTGATGCCCCGTCAATATatgaatttgattttgattctacAAACTTTCCAGCACCTGATTCATTCCATTCCTTAATGCCAATAGCAATACAGAAGAATGGTGAAGTTCTATTGGAGAATTATTATCAACTTGTTTCTTATGACCCAAAAAGCCGCAGAGAGAGGGCAATTGGATCTGGCGGGCTTCCCAAATGTTTTCGGTCTGTTACTTATGTGGAGAGCCTTGTTTCACTCAAGGTTTGCTATGGACAGCAGGGGAACCTTAAGCataagggagaagaagatgaatcaaGAATATGA